From one Nothobranchius furzeri strain GRZ-AD chromosome 2, NfurGRZ-RIMD1, whole genome shotgun sequence genomic stretch:
- the LOC107397387 gene encoding E3 ubiquitin-protein ligase TRIM39, with product MALNGSYLSQEQFQCSICLDVFTNPSSTPCGHSFCMACITRYWDGSTVYQCPLCKKTFQNRPDLQINRTLREITDQFKFITDLDVKGKKKGAKGAEGSRSSELFHKLKKKLPKAAPKEIFNISSGALYQAFSAPGESNFPPGIATMDSSVPLLTAEGSPNNTSAHPPSVYPRTHPNGRRRFTVSGAAISHNYPLCDVHQRGIIMYCRSDQMCICPECEIEDHNDHDTVTVETEWMETKTQLRKSEEEIQEMISQRRRKIEEIKTSLSEVERAAEREMAGSVCLLSKLASAIERCQAELMEVMEMGRRAAENQAESMIRQLEREIEELLKRENALTELSKSDDHVHCVTTFSGLSRPPATKDWSGVSLNSDLRTAAVYRSLLATVEKFQEELKTAMETGFPVPVPETSLARTHHRGRKIQEYALDVTLDFNTAHPRLVLSEDLKIVWCGERHHHVPDNAERFDRVVCVLGREAITSGKHYWEVEVNGKTDWDLGVARQSVNRKGKIDYTPDNGFWFLSLRDRNKYAFRTETYTDVQMNLRPHKIGIFVDYEKGEVSFYNVEAKTHIYTFHDVFTENIYPFFSPCTNKSGKNDMPLIITPVHLTDRSVGVFN from the exons ATGGCGTTGAATGGCAGTTATCTCTCTCAAGAGCAGTTCCAATGTTCCATATGCCTGGACGTTTTCACAAATCCTTCCTCCACGCCGTGTGGCCACAGCTTCTGCATGGCCTGCATCACCAGATACTGGGATGGATCTACA GTTTACCAGTGTCCTCTGTGCAAGAAAACCTTCCAGAACAGACCAGACCTCCAGATAAACAGGACTCTACGGGAAATCACGGATCAGTTCAAATTCATAACTGATTTAGATGTGAAAGGGAAGAAGAAAGGGGCGAAAGGAGCGGAGGGGAGCAGATCGAGTGAATTATTCCACAAGCTGAAGAAAAAGTTGCCAAAAGCTGCTCCAaaggaaatctttaacataagcaGTGGGGCTCTTTATCAGG CCTTTTCTGCTCCAGGGGAGTCCAACTTTCCACCAGGCATAGCCACGATGGATTCATCGGTACCACTCCTCACTGCTGAAGGAAGTCCGAACAACACCTCCGCACATCCACCGTCTGTTTATCCCAGAACCCACCCCAACGGCCGCAGGAGGTTCACTGTCAGTGGTGCAGCAATCAGCCACAATTACCCTTTGTGTGACGTCCACCAGAGAGGAATAATA ATGTACTGCAGGTCTGACCAAATGTGTATCTGTCCTGAATGTGAGATCGAGGACCACAACGATCACGACACAGTGACCGTGGAGACCGAATGGATGGAAACCAAG ACGCAGCTCAGAAAGTCAGAGGAAGAGATCCAAGAGATGATCAGCCAGAGACGGAGGAAGATTGAAGAGATCAAGACATCTTTGAGTGAAGtagag AGGGCGGCAGAGAGGGAGATGGCAGGCAGCGTGTGCCTCTTATCGAAGTTGGCCTCTGCCATCGAACGCTGTCAGGCGGAGCTGATGGAGGTGATGGAGATGGGccgcagggccgcagagaaccagGCCGAGTCCATGATCCGGCAGCTGGAGAGAGAGATCGAAGAACTCCTGAAGAGAGAAAACGCTCTGACCGAACTGTCCAAATCAGACGACCATGTCCACTGTGTCACG ACTTTCTCTGGCCTCTCCAGACCTCCAGCTACCAAAGACTGGTCTGGAGTGTCCCTGAACTCTGATCTGAGAACAGCGGCGGTCTACAGATCTTTGTTAGCCACAGTGGAAAAGTTCCAGGAAGAACTGAAGACAGCTATGGAAACTG GTTTTCCTGTCCCAGTTCCTGAAACCAGTCTTGCACGAACACACCACA GAGGAAGGAAGATTCAGGAATATGCAC TGGACGTCACCCTGGACTTCAATACCGCCCACCCCAGACTGGTGCTGTCAGAAGACTTAAAAATT GTTTGGTGTGGAGAGCGACACCATCATGTCCCAGACAACGCAGAGAGGTTTGACAGAGTTGTGTGTGTCCTGGGGAGGGAGGCCATCACTTCTGGGAAACATTATTGGgag GTGGAAGTAAACGGGAAGACTGACTGGGATCTGGGAGTGGCCAGGCAGTCAGTCAACAGGAAAGGGAAGATTGATTACACTCCAGACAACGGCTTCTGGTTCCTCAGTTTAAGGGACAG GAATAAATACGCCTTCCGCACTGAGACGTACACAGACGTCCAAATGAACCTCCGACCTCATAAAATTGGAATATTTGTGGATTATGAGAAAGGAGAG gtatcTTTTTATAATGTCGAGGCCAAAACCCACATCTACACCTTCCATGACGTTTTCACTGAAAACATCTACCCCTTCTTCAGTCCTTGCACTAATAAATCAGGAAAGAATGACATGCCACTGATTATCACACCAGTGCACTTGACCGACAGGAGTGTGGGGGTGTTTAACTGA